The Terriglobia bacterium DNA window GCGGGCCTCTCGCAGCGCACGATTCAATTCTGGATCGAGGTCGGAGCCATCCGCGCCCTTTGTGTGGGAAGGAGATACCAGGTCAGCTTGGATTCGCTGAAGGCCTATCTGAGGGCCAAGGCCGAACGGCAAGCAATCTGACCGGGGGCAAAACTTTTTCACGCAATT harbors:
- a CDS encoding helix-turn-helix domain-containing protein; the protein is MHLQTELTTLNEEQLLDFYLSLSLQKRSEAFASTARAAEIAGLSQRTIQFWIEVGAIRALCVGRRYQVSLDSLKAYLRAKAERQAI